Proteins from a genomic interval of Lolium perenne isolate Kyuss_39 chromosome 1, Kyuss_2.0, whole genome shotgun sequence:
- the LOC127293572 gene encoding multiple organellar RNA editing factor 3, mitochondrial codes for MAAAAGTRRGLSALLRSSRALPRRFLPLAAAAAAGSPAHLSPLAPPSRGAKTALPGKSGYSPLNDPSPNWSNRPPKETILLDGCDYEHWLIVMEFPADPKPTEEDMVAAYVKTLTTVLGSEEEAKKKIYSVCTTTYTGFGALISEELSYKVKGLPGVLWVLPDSYLDVPNKDYGGDLFVDGKVIHRPQFQFTERQQVRGRPRPRYDRRRETMQVERRDTMQRGPSMQEHRPPFSQQAAHNQEQHQIRPPGGN; via the exons ATGGCGGCTGCGGCAGGAACACGCCGCGGGCTCTCCGCCCTCCTCCGTTCCTCCCGCGCCCTCCCCCGTCGCTTCCTCCCCCTCGCAGCGGCCGCTGCCGCTGGCTCCCCGGCCCACCTCTCTCCCTtggcgccgccatcgcgaggggcGAAGACGGCGTTGCCGGGGAAGTCCGGGTACTCTCCGCTCAACGACCCGTCCCCGAACTGGAGCAACCGGCCACCCAAGGAGACTATCCTGCTGGATGGCTGCGACTACGAGCACTGGCTCATCGTCATGGAATTCCCCGCCGACCCCAAGCCCACCGAGGAAGACATGGTAGCCGCCTACGTCAAGACGCTCACCACTGTCCTCGGAAG TGAGGAGGAGGCAAAGAAGAAGATCTATTCAGTATGCACTACAACTTACACAGGGTTTGGTGCGCTGATTTCGGAGGAGCTATCATACAAAGTTAAAG GATTGCCTGGAGTTCTTTGGGTATTACCTGATTCGTATTTGGATGTGCCTAACAAGGATTATGGAG GTGATCTCTTTGTAGATGGCAAGGTCATTCATAGGCCACAATTTCAATTCACTGAGAGGCAGCAGGTAAGAGGTAGACCTCGTCCTCGCTATGATAGGCGACGAGAAACTATGCAAGTTGAGCGAAGAGATACAATGCAGAGAGGTCCCTCAATGCAAGAACACAGGCCACCATTTTCCCAGCAGGCTGCTCATAATCAAGAGCAACATCAAATCAGGCCGCCAGGAGGGAACTAA